In the Streptomyces sp. NBC_01276 genome, GTCCTGCCGTCCTGGGACTCGGTGCACCTGCTGCGGCTGGTCATGCTGATCGAGCAGGAGACGGGGCGCCGCGTGCCCGTCTCCGCCGTGCTGCGCGCCCGCAGCATCGCGCAGATACACACCGAGGTCCTGGCCGCCGCCGGCGCCCGGCCCGTGGCCCGGGACGGTGCGCTGTGAACGCTCCGGCGTCCGTGTCCCCGGGCGAGCCGATCGCGGTGCGCGCCGACGGCACGGACTGGGAGGCGGTCCGCGCGGACCTGCGCACCCACGGGACGGCCCTGGTGCACGGCACCCTCGCGGACTGGCGTCCCCGGGACGCCGACGGACCCGCGCTGCGCGCCGTGCTGGGCCGCGACTGGGCCCGCTACAGCAGCATCGCGCACGAGGACATCCGGGAGCGGTACGCGGCCTCGCGCAGGCTGCTCAAGCACGCCGCCGCGGCGGCCCTGCACGCGGACGCGGTGGACCTGGAACTCACCTACGGGCCCACCGGGCGCCCGTACCTGCGCGGCTGCGACCAGATCGACATCAGCCTCAGCCACACCGGCGACCTGCTGCTGGTGGGCCTGACCACGCGCGGGCTCGTCGGCGTCGACGCGGAGCTCGCGGACCGCCAGATCTACAGCAAGGGCCTGGACCGGCACATCTGTACCCCGGCCGAGCGGCTGAACCTCACCGAGCTGGAGCCGGCGCAGCGCAATCCGCGGCTGGTGCGGCTGTGGACCCTGAAGGAGGCCTACAGCAAGGCCATCGGGCAGGGCATGCAGTTCCGGTTCACCGAGTTCGGCTTCGGGCCGGACGGCCGCCCGGTCCGCGTGCACCGGCCGGACGGCACCCCCGGCGCGGGCGCCGAGTGGGCCTTCCGCACATACTGCCTGGACGTCGGCGGCGTCGCGTTCTGCGTCAGCGCGGCCGTCTACGACGCGGGGCTGGGCCGCACCCTGGACACCGAGATCACCACGATGCTCGACTCCGAGGCCGCCGAGGCCCTGGGGCGGGCACTGGACGCCGCCGCGCGCTGACCGCCCGTCAGTGGTCCTCCACGACCACGGTGGTGGCCTCCAGGACGGTCCGGCCCGCCTGGGTGAGCGTGAGGGTCAGCGGAGCCGTGCGCCGGCCCGCCGCGTCCCGGCCCGGCCGGCCGGACACCGCGGCGCAGCGCAGCGGCAGGTCGGCCTCGGCGTACCCGCGGACGTGGACCTGGAGCGAGGCGAGCATGCTGCGCCCCGGCGCGAGGCCGTAGCCGCGCCCGACGGCGAGCAGGGAGGTCTGGCGCAGGGATTCCAGCAGGGCCGGCGCGGGGACGTGCCCGTCGCGCGCGGTGGCTTCGCCGAGCCAGTGCGGGGGCAGGGCCACACCGACGGACAGCCTGCCGTTGTGGGGTCCGACGGGGCCGCGCAGCAGGACGTTGTCCGGATCGCGGCGCCCCACCTCCTCGGCGTCCACGGGGGCTCCCGGGGGCGTCTGCCGGTCGGTTCCGGACGCCGCGCCGAGCGCGGCCAGCCGACTGTGCTCGCGGTGGTTGCGGTGCACCATCGGGGCGAGGAAGACCAGGTTCGCCGTGCCGGTGCCGCACGGCACGTCGTCGATCTCCAGGGCCGTGCGGAACTCCAGCGCGCGCGGCACCCCGTCGATGACCTTGTCGGGGCGCACGCCCATGGTGGTGGTCAGCTTCCCGGGGGCGGCCCCGGGCCGGGTGCGCCACAGACCGATGTCGCCCACCTCGACGCCCACCCGGTAGAAGATGCCGGTCCGCTCCGCGGGCACGCCGAAGTGGGTGCGGCCGATGAACTCGCCGACCTCGCGGAGCATGTCGGCCGCCGCGACGACGTCGTGGAAGTGCCCGGGGCCCTCGTCGAACAGCGGGTGGCCGGAGGTCAGGTCGCCCATCAGGACGAACTCCTCCGCCACGGGCGGCACGGCGGCGCGGCCGTGCCGCTCCCAGGGCTGCGGACGGTGTACCAGGTGCCGTGCGGCGGTCCCGGCGGTCGTCGGTCCCGCGGCGATGACGGCGGTGTCCATGGCTGGCCCCTCCCTCCGGCCCCACCGGGTGCTGAGGCCGCACGCACCAGGCTGCCGGGGGTCCGGCGGAGGGAACCAGCCGTGGAACCTGGCAGGTTGCTGTCCGTCAGCTAGTACCCAGCCCGGCGGCATCTCCCCCGTCCGCGCCCGAGGGGGCGAAGTCGGCGTCGAGGAGCCCGTAGAGCGCGACGTTCACACCCGTCTGGAACCTGCTGGTGGACTCCATCTCCTCCATGATCCGGGCGATGTGGCGGCGGCAGGTGCGCACCGACATGCCGAGCCGGCGGGCCACCATCTCGTCCTTGTGGCCCTGTGCCATGAGCCGGATGATCGACCGCTTGAGGTCGTCGGCGATGTCGGCGGTGTCGTCGCCTCCGGGCGCGAACGGCGTGGCTCCGGCCCACATGTGGTCGTAGACCTTGCACAGGAAGGCGACGAGCGTCGGCTCCCGGACGACGATCGCCCCCGGGAAGCGGCCCTCCACGTGCTGCTCCGGGAGGAACGCCACCTCCCGGTCGTACACCACCATCCGGTCGATCACCTCGTCGGTGGTGCGCACTTCGGCGCCCTCGCCCGTGATCGCGCGCACGTAGTCGGCGGTCGCGAGGTCGCTGCGGACGGTGTGCTGGTACAGGTGTTTGATGTCGACGCCGCGCCGGAGCCGGTCGAGGGCCTTGGGCCGGGCGGCGTCCATGCGCTTGGCGTTGCGGGACCCTCCCGGCATGGCCGTCAGCAGCTCGTGGCGGCAGCGGGCCCCGCACTCGTCCAGCATCGACTGGAGCACCCCGACGTCGCTGACGACGTCGAAGGCCTCCGTCTGATTGCGCCGGCGGCGGTTCTCAAAGTACGTCGGCAGCAGCGCCAGCATCTGGGTCTTCACCCCGGTCACCGACTGCTGCATCTCGCGGATCTCGGCTTCCACCGGTCCCACGAGGTCCGCGGCCGCGGCGTCGGGACTCACCGGCACCAGCGCGTCCGGGCGGCCCGGCATCGGGCGCAGCAGCCGGAACGTGCCGAGCGCCTCCTCGACCCGGACGGCTTCCGCCTCCGTCAGGTTCAGCGCGGACGCGATCTCGGTCCGGACGAAACGACCCAATCGGACGGCGTGTTGATAAGCGGACGCACTGGCATCGTCCAACTCGCCGAACTCGGACCCCTGTAGGGAACTCCCCGACATCCCGTTGCCACCCCCGTTGTGCTGACAGGACTTGCTGCCAGGCAACTTTACGCCTCCCCTTTTTGCTTGGAACGGGCCGTGTCCGCTGGTCAGGATGTTCCTGCAAACGAAAGTTGTCGACACGGGGGTTAGACATGAACAGCGTTTCCATGCGAAAGACCGTCACCGCAGTCGTTCTCCTGTTCGGACTGTGGGGAGCCGCCGCCGGCGCCGCACACGCCTCCGAGGCCGGGAACAAGACCGTGGTGACCGCGCCGGACTCCATCAGCAAGCTGCGCGTGAGCCTGCCCGTCCTCAACTGCCCGCAGGACGACGAGTGGCACGTCGGCTGCCCGTGAGCCCCATCCTTTAGCAGGCCACAAGCGCGCGGGGGCAGGATCCGGAGCACGGGCTCCCGGATCCCCCGCCGGTAGAGCCGGGCCGTTCGCCCCGCTGCGTTTCGGAAAAACTTTTCCGAAAACAGCGGGGCTTCGGCGTGAAAGAGATAGGGATCGCACAGAAAACATACTGCCCGTGGCACTTGCGCACGGCAGTTGTCAGCGGTAATTGGCGCTGAGTCCGACAATATGTGCCACCTGCGCGCGGGAATTCATACCGAGCTTCTTGAAGATCCGGCTCATATACGTCTCCACCGTTTTCACACTGATGTCCAGCCGAGCCGCGATCTGTTGGTTCGTACGGCCTTCTCCCACCAGCCCGGTGACTATGCGCTCCCGTTCGCTGAGCAGGGACATCCGGCTCGCGTCCAGCGGTCCCGTCGCGTGCTCCCCGATGCGGCGCTCCGCCTCCCGTGCGGCGGCGGCGAGAACGGGCACCTCGGTCTGTTCCGCCAGAGCGGCCGTCAGGCGGATGCGCGCCCGGGCCCCTTCGGCGTCCCCGGCCGCCACCGCGGCCTCCGCGAGGCCCAGGGCCAGCAGCCCCGCCAGATGCGCCTGCCCGTGGTCGAGCGCCGCCGCCAGACCCCGCTCCAGGTGCCGCCGGGCCCGCTCCGGCCCGCCCAGTTCCGTCTCGGCCGCCCCCAGCCAGCGCAGCGCCTCCAGGCAAGCCGCCGGCTCCGTACCGCCGGGCCGGAGCAGCAGGGTCTGCGCCGTGTCCGCGGCCGCCCGGGCGGACGGACCGTCACCGGCCGCCGCGCACGCGGCCGCCAGCAGCGCGTACGCGAGCCCCCGCGCCCCGGGATCGTCGGCCGGCGCGGTGCGCAGGGCCTGCTCGGCCGCGCGCCGGGCTTCCTCCGGGTCCGCTCCCGCCCCCGGCTCCAGGGCCAGCGCCGCCCGTTCCGCGTCGGCGGCGGGCCCGCCCGGGGGCAGGCCGCCGTCCCCGTCGAGCACGGACCGGGCCTGCGCGTGACGGCCGCTCCATCGCAGGGCGCGGGCCTGCCACACCGCCGTGTCGGTCCGGCCGCCGGGCAGCCGGTCCTCGTGCGAACGCGGCCCGGTCTCCTCGTAGCCGCGTACCGCCTCCTCCAGGCGGCCCGACAGCACCAGCGCCTTGTTGAGCAGGAGGCGGACCTCCACCGGTACCGGGCCCACCGCCATCACCCGGCGCAGGGCGGCGGCGGAGCGGGCGGGCCGGGTGTACAGGCCCCCGCGGGCGCTCAGGGCCAGGGCGCGGATGTCCTCCAGGCCGATCCCGGCGGCGTGTTCGAGGTGCGCGGCCAGCGTCCGGCGGGCCCCGGCGGCCCCGGCGTCGCCGTCCTCCGGGCCGTCCTCCGGGCCGTGCTCCCGGCCGTGCTCCCGGCCGTCCCCCGGGCCTTCCCGCAGGCCTTCCCGCCGGCCGTCCTGCGGGCCGGTCCCCGTACCGGCCTCGGCCCTCAGCGCCTCCAGGGCGCGCCCCAGCGCCGCACTGCGCCAGCCGGCCCCCGAGGCGTGGTGGATCAGCGCCCGTACCGCCGGACGGACGAAGCAGAACCGCGTACCGGCCGTGCCCTCGGGCCGGACCAGCCCCTCGGCGTGCAGTTCGTCGAGTCCGGCCAGCGCGTGCTCCACCGGCACGCCCGCGGTGTGCGCGAGCGCGCCGGCGGTGAACGGGTCGCCGAGCAGGGCGGCGGCGCAGGCGCAGCGCCAGCCCAGGGAGGACAGCGTGTGCAGGTCGATCGAGTCGGGCGCGAGCACCGGCGGTATGCCCGTGGCCAGTTCGGCCGTCGCGTGGAAGGACGGGCCGGGCGCGGCGCCCCGGGCCAGGGCGTGCACCAGCCCCGGCACCCCCGCCGCGTCGCGCAGCACCAGCTCGGCGGCGAGCGGCGGCGTCCCGGCCGGGAGCAGGGCGCGGGCGTCGGCCGCGGGCAGCGGGCCCAGGGCCAGGTGGCGGACGCCGGGCGCGTCGTACGGCACGGCCGCCAGGTGGCGGCCCCCCGGCACGGAGCGGTGCGCGAAGACGGTCAGCACGGCGCCCTGCGGGGGATGCCGGACGAGGTGGTCGAGCAGGTCGAGGACCTCGGGGCCGGCCCGGTGCACGTCGTCCAGGACCAACAGCGTCCCGCGCTCCCCCAGCAGCCCCAGCAGGACGCGCAGGGCACGGACCGCCGCACCGGGGTCGGGCCGTTCCGCCGCTCCCGGCAGGGTGGCGAGGGCGGGGAGTACGGGCGCGAGCGCGCGCGTGCGCGCCTCGCCGAGCCGTTCGAACAACGTGCCGTCGGCGCGGGCCAGATGGTCGTCCAGGGCGTCGACCACCACCTCGAAGGGCCGGGTCCGGCCCGCCCTGGGCACCCGTCCGGACGCCACCGTCCACCCCTCCTCGTGCGCGGTGGCGGCCAGTTGCCGCAGCAGGCGGCTCTTGCCGCTCCACGGCTCGCCGGTCAGCCGGACGAACCGGGGACCGTCGGCGGCCAGCCGCAGCTCGCGGTGGAGGACCGCGAGGTCCCGCGTCCGGGCCGCCGTCAGCGGCTGCTGCTGGTGAAGCACGGGCATCCCCCTCGTGTGCGCGTTCCCCCTCCGGCAGCCTCGCCGACCGGCTTCCCCGCGCACACCCCCGCCGGACCGTCACTACCTGCATGTCAGCTACTGCGGAGGGCTACCGGCGACCCCGGTGCCGGGTGTCGGGGTGTTCCCTGACGGGCCGTCCGGGGCGGGCGCCCGGGGACCGCCGCGACCTGCGGAAAAGGGGAGAAGCACCGACTGGTGGGGCGGGCCCGGCACGGCGACGATCGGGGCATGTCCGCCCGTACACGTCTCGGTTACGCCTCCGGCTCCCTGGTGACCGGAGCCTTCAACACGCTGCCCGGTCTGCTCCTGCTGCCCTACCTCACCGACACCC is a window encoding:
- a CDS encoding acyl carrier protein; the protein is MSLQEPPADLPGFLGLISDELGLELTEEEARADLDVLPSWDSVHLLRLVMLIEQETGRRVPVSAVLRARSIAQIHTEVLAAAGARPVARDGAL
- a CDS encoding 4'-phosphopantetheinyl transferase superfamily protein produces the protein MNAPASVSPGEPIAVRADGTDWEAVRADLRTHGTALVHGTLADWRPRDADGPALRAVLGRDWARYSSIAHEDIRERYAASRRLLKHAAAAALHADAVDLELTYGPTGRPYLRGCDQIDISLSHTGDLLLVGLTTRGLVGVDAELADRQIYSKGLDRHICTPAERLNLTELEPAQRNPRLVRLWTLKEAYSKAIGQGMQFRFTEFGFGPDGRPVRVHRPDGTPGAGAEWAFRTYCLDVGGVAFCVSAAVYDAGLGRTLDTEITTMLDSEAAEALGRALDAAAR
- a CDS encoding AfsA-related hotdog domain-containing protein encodes the protein MDTAVIAAGPTTAGTAARHLVHRPQPWERHGRAAVPPVAEEFVLMGDLTSGHPLFDEGPGHFHDVVAAADMLREVGEFIGRTHFGVPAERTGIFYRVGVEVGDIGLWRTRPGAAPGKLTTTMGVRPDKVIDGVPRALEFRTALEIDDVPCGTGTANLVFLAPMVHRNHREHSRLAALGAASGTDRQTPPGAPVDAEEVGRRDPDNVLLRGPVGPHNGRLSVGVALPPHWLGEATARDGHVPAPALLESLRQTSLLAVGRGYGLAPGRSMLASLQVHVRGYAEADLPLRCAAVSGRPGRDAAGRRTAPLTLTLTQAGRTVLEATTVVVEDH
- a CDS encoding LuxR C-terminal-related transcriptional regulator — protein: MGRFVRTEIASALNLTEAEAVRVEEALGTFRLLRPMPGRPDALVPVSPDAAAADLVGPVEAEIREMQQSVTGVKTQMLALLPTYFENRRRRNQTEAFDVVSDVGVLQSMLDECGARCRHELLTAMPGGSRNAKRMDAARPKALDRLRRGVDIKHLYQHTVRSDLATADYVRAITGEGAEVRTTDEVIDRMVVYDREVAFLPEQHVEGRFPGAIVVREPTLVAFLCKVYDHMWAGATPFAPGGDDTADIADDLKRSIIRLMAQGHKDEMVARRLGMSVRTCRRHIARIMEEMESTSRFQTGVNVALYGLLDADFAPSGADGGDAAGLGTS
- a CDS encoding LuxR C-terminal-related transcriptional regulator, with protein sequence MPVLHQQQPLTAARTRDLAVLHRELRLAADGPRFVRLTGEPWSGKSRLLRQLAATAHEEGWTVASGRVPRAGRTRPFEVVVDALDDHLARADGTLFERLGEARTRALAPVLPALATLPGAAERPDPGAAVRALRVLLGLLGERGTLLVLDDVHRAGPEVLDLLDHLVRHPPQGAVLTVFAHRSVPGGRHLAAVPYDAPGVRHLALGPLPAADARALLPAGTPPLAAELVLRDAAGVPGLVHALARGAAPGPSFHATAELATGIPPVLAPDSIDLHTLSSLGWRCACAAALLGDPFTAGALAHTAGVPVEHALAGLDELHAEGLVRPEGTAGTRFCFVRPAVRALIHHASGAGWRSAALGRALEALRAEAGTGTGPQDGRREGLREGPGDGREHGREHGPEDGPEDGDAGAAGARRTLAAHLEHAAGIGLEDIRALALSARGGLYTRPARSAAALRRVMAVGPVPVEVRLLLNKALVLSGRLEEAVRGYEETGPRSHEDRLPGGRTDTAVWQARALRWSGRHAQARSVLDGDGGLPPGGPAADAERAALALEPGAGADPEEARRAAEQALRTAPADDPGARGLAYALLAAACAAAGDGPSARAAADTAQTLLLRPGGTEPAACLEALRWLGAAETELGGPERARRHLERGLAAALDHGQAHLAGLLALGLAEAAVAAGDAEGARARIRLTAALAEQTEVPVLAAAAREAERRIGEHATGPLDASRMSLLSERERIVTGLVGEGRTNQQIAARLDISVKTVETYMSRIFKKLGMNSRAQVAHIVGLSANYR